TACATCCGTATTTGAGGTCTTATTAATCTCAGACTCGTCTCTGTTTGTTCCTTGAGTGCAGAGATTTTCGCTGCTTGGTTCACGTGACGTCATTCTAGAATGCAGCGATGACTGTGACACCACGTCACCTGATGCCGCCAACTGCCCGGCTTCTTGGTCGGGTGTGTAGGCTTCTTGGTCGGGTGTGTAGGCGAGGTTGTCGAACCCAGAAGACGTCACTCTGGACGAGTAGCTCCCGGTGATGGAACACATGTCCACGACGTTGCCGCAACTCTTAGAGAGCCGCTTCGTCATGAGGTATTTCTCAGTAGAACTGCACAGAACCTCTAACCTGTCACCGACACCAACGTCAGGTTTTATGTTCGGTAAAGAAGTCGTCTTTATCCAGTGTTCCCTCTGCAGGACCTTCAGCCTCGATTTATGTTTGGTCGGGGATTGCGCAGTCTCTGGACTGTCTGTGGGACGCTTACCGGGATCTATGTCTGGAAGTGGACACAGCACGGGGCTGCTGATGCTCAAGCATCTGGATAAAGGCGCTTGCACAACTTTTGGTGCAATGTTCGGAATAGTTGGACGTCTTGTAGGAATCTCAAGGCCACGGAAATAATTTCTCCTCAATTGTTCGATGATCATCTGATAAAGCACCTTCCTCTTAAGACTTCGTTGTTTGTCGGTAGATATAGTTACATACTTGTCAACAAATTCGCAGTAAAGGACACCAGCGACTATCATTGTAAAGAGACCAAAGCCCATGAAGATTGGTCCGATGTAAGACAGGATCTTCATCGCCGTGGGACGATGCAGAGCATACTGTAGGTACCAGGCTCTCAGGCCCTGAGGTGTggttatgttttgtgtttcgTTATACCGGGACGCGTAAGGATTATCAAACGCCGGGTGATACGCCACGACCGACATGGCCGTGCCACCCATTAGGACCAAGAAGCCAAGCAGACAGGAAGCACACG
The sequence above is drawn from the Gigantopelta aegis isolate Gae_Host chromosome 6, Gae_host_genome, whole genome shotgun sequence genome and encodes:
- the LOC121375532 gene encoding uncharacterized protein LOC121375532, producing MFVSTARVRLVGMPNRDKKKKELSKRKRALRKNLKLRDLLRMPCLLPTCASCLLGFLVLMGGTAMSVVAYHPAFDNPYASRYNETQNITTPQGLRAWYLQYALHRPTAMKILSYIGPIFMGFGLFTMIVAGVLYCEFVDKYVTISTDKQRSLKRKVLYQMIIEQLRRNYFRGLEIPTRRPTIPNIAPKVVQAPLSRCLSISSPVLCPLPDIDPGKRPTDSPETAQSPTKHKSRLKVLQREHWIKTTSLPNIKPDVGVGDRLEVLCSSTEKYLMTKRLSKSCGNVVDMCSITGSYSSRVTSSGFDNLAYTPDQEAYTPDQEAGQLAASGDVVSQSSLHSRMTSREPSSENLCTQGTNRDESEINKTSNTDVLVDVDTDEEDDNCSNSNNQLFFTDECDAPLPKGKHATVIVHQAYVHQSAEACDLNNMQITNEKLLYDCPEVRDSNDANKRDISTVIDEKDLSESGDDVSQPLMLNHVTICFDDTSSISSESASQSDDDDGDSVDLCKSKLL